One Mycoavidus sp. HKI genomic region harbors:
- the alr gene encoding alanine racemase, with the protein MPRPISAAINLIALAHNLEIIRHLAPHSKIWSIVKANAYGHGLAHALRGLCKTDGFGVIDVESGIKLRELGWAGPILLLEGFFHPSDLEMVDRYSLSTAIHCDAQLQMLVAARLSKPINIHLKMNTGMNRLGYRPELYQAAWQRARDCTNIGQITLMTHFSDADNGRGIEHQMDEFERGAKELAGSRCLANSAAVLWHARAHADWVRPGILLYGASPSSAVAALTGHGFLPAMTLTSEIVAVQNLTPGDTVGYGSTYIAEKPMRIGVIACGYADGYPRAAPPGTPVIVDGVRTQLVGRVSMDMMTVDLTSLPNAGIGSNVQLWGAQLAVDEVAQACGTIGYELLCALAPRVSVQVS; encoded by the coding sequence ATGCCCCGTCCAATTTCTGCCGCTATTAATCTGATCGCACTGGCTCATAATCTCGAGATTATCCGCCACCTTGCGCCGCACTCCAAAATCTGGTCTATCGTTAAAGCGAATGCTTACGGGCATGGACTTGCCCATGCTTTGCGAGGACTTTGTAAGACCGATGGTTTTGGCGTGATTGATGTTGAGTCCGGGATTAAATTGCGGGAGCTTGGCTGGGCGGGGCCGATTTTGTTGCTTGAAGGATTTTTTCATCCTAGCGACCTTGAAATGGTCGATCGTTACAGTTTGAGTACCGCAATTCATTGCGATGCACAGTTGCAAATGCTTGTCGCAGCACGCTTAAGCAAGCCAATCAATATTCACTTAAAAATGAATACCGGCATGAACCGGCTTGGCTATCGGCCAGAGTTATATCAAGCTGCTTGGCAACGTGCTCGTGACTGCACGAATATCGGTCAAATTACGCTCATGACGCATTTTTCTGATGCCGATAACGGCCGCGGCATTGAACACCAAATGGATGAATTTGAACGCGGCGCCAAAGAGTTGGCTGGCTCGCGTTGCCTAGCCAATTCGGCTGCTGTGCTGTGGCATGCGCGCGCCCATGCCGACTGGGTGCGCCCAGGAATATTACTCTATGGCGCATCCCCCTCTAGCGCGGTGGCAGCGCTTACCGGCCACGGCTTTTTGCCCGCAATGACGCTGACCAGTGAGATTGTTGCCGTGCAAAACCTAACGCCAGGAGACACCGTAGGCTATGGTTCTACTTATATAGCAGAAAAACCCATGCGCATTGGCGTAATAGCGTGTGGTTATGCAGATGGTTACCCACGCGCCGCTCCTCCTGGCACACCAGTCATCGTAGATGGCGTGCGGACTCAGCTTGTTGGCCGCGTGTCGATGGATATGATGACGGTTGATTTAACCTCACTACCCAACGCCGGCATTGGCTCTAACGTACAATTATGGGGTGCGCAGCTAGCGGTTGACGAGGTTGCACAGGCTTGTGGCACGATAGGGTACGAGTTGTTATGCGCGCTTGCGCCGCGCGTCTCTGTACAGGTGAGCTAA
- the radA gene encoding DNA repair protein RadA → MAKKTLYACGVCGAQSPKWQGQCLACNAWNSLIETVAEAPATHRYQALAKTAPVQKLATIEAADVPRFSSGIQEFDRVLGGGLVAGGVVLIGGDPGIGKSTLLLQSLAVLARERRALYVSGEESSAQIALRAQRLGLMESTAPASELHLLAEIQLEKIQAAITAERPAVAVIDSIQTVYSEALSSAPGSVAQVRECAAQLTRLAKQMGVTIIMVGHVTKEGSLAGPRVLEHIVDTVLYFEGDTHSAYRLVRAFKNRFGAVNELGVFAMTERGLRGVANPSALFLSQHEHRVPGSCVLVTQEGSRPLLVEIQALVDTAHIPNPRRLAVGLEQNRLAMLLAVLNRHAGIACFDQDVFLNAVGGVKISEPAADLAVLLAIQSSLRNKPLPNGLVVFGEIGLAGEIRPCPRGQERLKEAAKLGFSMALIPAANAPKQPIEGLEIIAVERIEKAIEQIRARNNNS, encoded by the coding sequence ATGGCGAAAAAAACACTTTATGCCTGTGGTGTTTGTGGCGCGCAGTCGCCCAAATGGCAAGGGCAGTGTCTTGCCTGCAATGCATGGAATTCACTGATTGAGACCGTGGCTGAAGCACCCGCCACCCACCGCTATCAAGCGCTAGCCAAGACCGCTCCGGTGCAAAAACTGGCGACCATCGAGGCCGCCGATGTGCCACGCTTTTCAAGCGGCATTCAAGAGTTTGACCGGGTGCTTGGTGGTGGTTTAGTGGCAGGTGGGGTGGTCCTAATTGGCGGAGACCCGGGCATTGGTAAATCAACCCTGTTATTGCAGTCGCTTGCCGTCTTGGCCCGTGAGCGCCGCGCGCTTTATGTGAGCGGCGAAGAGTCGTCTGCACAAATCGCCTTGCGGGCGCAGCGCTTGGGTCTAATGGAAAGCACGGCGCCCGCAAGCGAACTGCATTTGCTGGCCGAGATTCAGCTCGAGAAAATACAAGCAGCAATTACTGCTGAACGGCCGGCAGTGGCGGTTATTGATTCGATCCAAACCGTCTATTCAGAGGCGCTGAGCTCAGCGCCTGGCTCAGTTGCCCAAGTCCGCGAATGTGCCGCGCAACTCACGCGCTTAGCCAAGCAAATGGGCGTGACTATCATTATGGTCGGCCATGTGACCAAAGAAGGCAGTCTGGCCGGGCCGCGGGTGCTGGAACATATTGTTGACACAGTGCTGTATTTTGAGGGGGATACTCATTCCGCCTACCGGCTGGTGCGGGCCTTTAAAAATCGCTTTGGCGCAGTCAATGAGCTCGGGGTGTTTGCGATGACCGAGCGCGGTTTGCGCGGGGTGGCGAACCCCTCTGCGCTTTTTCTATCACAACATGAACACAGAGTGCCCGGCTCTTGTGTATTAGTGACCCAAGAAGGCTCGCGGCCATTATTGGTTGAGATTCAGGCCTTAGTCGACACCGCTCATATACCCAATCCCCGTCGACTCGCAGTGGGGCTTGAGCAAAATCGGTTGGCGATGTTATTGGCGGTATTAAACCGGCATGCAGGCATTGCGTGTTTTGATCAAGACGTGTTTTTAAATGCCGTAGGGGGCGTCAAAATCTCTGAGCCAGCCGCGGATCTTGCAGTGTTGCTGGCAATTCAATCCTCCCTGCGCAACAAACCGTTGCCTAACGGCTTAGTGGTATTTGGCGAAATTGGGCTGGCTGGCGAAATCCGCCCCTGCCCACGCGGACAAGAGCGCTTGAAGGAAGCGGCCAAGCTTGGTTTTTCAATGGCTTTGATTCCAGCCGCAAACGCCCCTAAGCAGCCGATTGAAGGGCTTGAAATAATCGCTGTTGAGCGGATTGAAAAAGCGATTGAACAGATACGGGCACGCAATAATAATTCATGA
- a CDS encoding holin encodes MIEPIVNAAVALWLDSEAWLLLLLPSAAGSACSLKCLGEPLHRWQKLYTFLSGVGCAVFIAPALVEILGITGQKTEVCINFLVGLFALAVISQIFKEIQSADFIGTIKRYLLGKP; translated from the coding sequence ATGATTGAACCGATCGTAAATGCAGCGGTTGCCCTATGGCTCGATAGCGAAGCCTGGCTACTCCTACTTTTGCCTAGCGCCGCGGGTTCGGCTTGCTCGTTAAAATGTTTGGGCGAGCCTTTGCATAGATGGCAAAAGCTCTATACTTTTCTGAGCGGAGTCGGCTGTGCGGTTTTTATTGCACCTGCTCTGGTCGAAATTTTGGGCATTACTGGCCAAAAGACAGAAGTTTGTATTAATTTTCTGGTGGGATTGTTTGCGTTGGCGGTCATCAGCCAAATCTTCAAAGAAATTCAATCAGCGGATTTCATCGGCACAATCAAGCGCTATTTGTTGGGAAAACCATGA
- a CDS encoding MFS transporter, which translates to MSKTVPLTPPSANRPLFILQFIIATALLMEGIDSSMLSTALPAIAASFQVEVIQLKLAFVAYFLAMAIFIPISGWCTDRFGARNVFCSAITLFTLASIVCASAPNFYIFVAARGLQGVGGAMVFPVGRLILVRSMAKSEFIRAFSNITIPATIGTIIGPMIGGLVTTYVHWSWLFWINVPIGIAIIVVGIKYVPKFRDAPSAFDLIGFLLSGLGLAAIGYGFSVMGDRSWWPYVLIMSGVVLMLVYFWRARKMVAPALDLRLFAIKTYRVGIVCGFISRAVGAGAFFFLLPMMLQVGFGFTPLQSGSVIFASAAGFLTGKFFIQKILRRLGFRRTLSINAIIGGLSISMLALFLPTTPRIIMLAILFIGGLSRCLQYMALEALSYADMPLSAMSRASTASSVSKQLAIAVGVAFAALALESVEAARGVVSVNMSNFQIAFMLVAIPTMATIFMILRMAPNAGAEVSGYQST; encoded by the coding sequence ATGAGTAAAACTGTTCCGCTAACGCCGCCGTCAGCCAACCGTCCCCTCTTTATTCTTCAATTCATCATTGCCACTGCTCTTCTAATGGAGGGCATTGACAGCAGCATGCTCTCGACGGCGCTACCCGCTATTGCTGCGAGCTTTCAGGTTGAGGTCATACAGTTAAAGTTGGCTTTTGTTGCCTATTTTTTAGCCATGGCCATTTTCATTCCGATTAGTGGTTGGTGTACAGATCGTTTTGGTGCCCGCAATGTTTTTTGCAGCGCGATTACTCTTTTCACATTGGCCTCGATTGTCTGCGCCAGTGCCCCCAATTTTTATATTTTTGTAGCAGCTCGTGGTCTGCAAGGCGTTGGTGGTGCGATGGTCTTTCCGGTTGGGCGATTAATCCTGGTGCGCTCAATGGCTAAGAGTGAATTCATCCGAGCTTTCTCAAACATAACCATCCCTGCCACCATCGGAACTATCATTGGCCCAATGATTGGGGGCTTGGTGACGACTTATGTTCACTGGAGCTGGTTATTCTGGATCAACGTACCCATCGGCATCGCGATCATCGTAGTCGGCATTAAGTACGTTCCTAAATTTCGTGACGCACCTTCAGCTTTCGATCTAATTGGCTTTCTCCTTTCCGGACTAGGCTTGGCAGCAATCGGATATGGCTTTTCGGTGATGGGGGACCGGTCATGGTGGCCATATGTACTGATAATGTCAGGGGTTGTTTTAATGCTCGTTTATTTTTGGCGAGCAAGAAAGATGGTGGCTCCCGCACTAGATTTGAGGCTTTTTGCTATCAAAACGTATCGAGTAGGTATCGTCTGTGGCTTCATCAGCCGTGCTGTAGGCGCTGGCGCTTTTTTCTTTCTTTTACCCATGATGCTGCAAGTGGGGTTCGGTTTTACTCCTCTCCAATCTGGCAGCGTGATTTTCGCGAGTGCGGCGGGATTTCTAACCGGTAAATTTTTTATTCAAAAAATATTACGGCGCCTAGGTTTTCGTCGGACCCTCAGCATCAATGCGATCATCGGTGGTCTCAGTATCAGCATGCTGGCGTTATTTTTGCCGACAACCCCACGCATTATCATGCTCGCGATCTTATTTATAGGTGGGCTTAGCAGGTGCTTGCAATACATGGCGTTGGAGGCCCTGTCTTATGCGGATATGCCGCTGTCAGCAATGAGTCGAGCCTCAACCGCCTCGAGTGTTTCGAAGCAACTCGCAATTGCGGTGGGAGTCGCTTTTGCGGCGTTGGCGCTAGAGAGCGTTGAAGCTGCGCGTGGAGTTGTTTCGGTCAACATGAGCAATTTTCAAATTGCGTTTATGCTTGTTGCAATTCCTACCATGGCCACCATTTTTATGATTTTGCGCATGGCCCCAAACGCGGGTGCAGAGGTGTCTGGCTACCAATCGACTTAG
- a CDS encoding ATP-binding cassette domain-containing protein, translating into MIRFDQFTLARGVKPLFEKTSFTLNPGEKAGLVGANGAGKSSLFAVLRGTLQADAGDASWPLSWRIAHVAQETPATERSALDYTLDGDTVLREIEAQIARAHAAHDGLAEGNAHAAFADADGYTAPARAQALLLGLGFTLAQTQQSVAHFSGGWRMRLNLAQALMCRSDLLLLDEPTNHLDLDAIVWLEDWLNRYAGTLIVISHDREFLDAVCASTLHIDQQQITRYGGNYSQFELLRAQQLNLQQSAYDKQQRNIAHLQSFISRFKAKASKARQAQSRVKALEKMEQIASVQTASPFSFSFRTAGAAPNPMLTLDDIQCGYRSASRDVAIVNDLTLSIQNGQRIGLLGANGQGKSTLVKTLAGVLPPLVGNMHTGKGLRIGYFAQHQLETLRDADSPLQHLIRLAPEAREQELRSFLGSFNFSGNTAISPIAPFSGGEKARLALALMIWLKPNLLLLDEPTNHLDLETREALTLALAQFDGTLIVVSHDRHLLRAVCDQFMLVANHRLQPFDGDLDDYRAWLLRDAAAKRSLNNNRDTSQTSNNTADRKAERRAQADLRQQAIQSKKPIQQRITQLEKVLQRLGKEKNVIDAELADPASYEIEHKGRLANALKRQAEIAAQLAETESAWLNEQAALEQLGL; encoded by the coding sequence ATGATTCGTTTTGACCAATTTACCTTAGCCCGTGGCGTTAAGCCTCTTTTTGAAAAGACTTCATTTACCCTCAATCCTGGCGAAAAAGCCGGTCTTGTCGGCGCCAATGGAGCGGGCAAATCAAGCCTCTTTGCGGTCTTGCGCGGCACCTTGCAAGCGGATGCCGGAGACGCATCTTGGCCGTTATCATGGCGCATTGCCCACGTCGCTCAAGAGACCCCAGCGACCGAGCGCAGCGCACTTGACTATACGCTAGATGGCGATACCGTACTGCGTGAGATTGAAGCGCAGATTGCGCGTGCACACGCGGCCCACGATGGCTTGGCCGAAGGCAATGCGCATGCGGCTTTTGCCGATGCGGATGGATATACAGCACCAGCCAGGGCGCAAGCGCTGTTGCTAGGGCTCGGTTTTACGCTGGCGCAAACTCAGCAATCCGTGGCTCATTTCTCCGGCGGCTGGCGCATGCGGCTTAACCTCGCGCAAGCGCTGATGTGCCGCTCCGATCTGCTGTTACTAGATGAGCCGACTAACCATCTGGATTTAGATGCGATTGTTTGGCTCGAAGATTGGCTTAACCGGTATGCGGGCACCTTGATTGTGATTTCGCATGACCGTGAATTTTTGGATGCGGTCTGTGCGTCAACCCTGCATATCGACCAGCAGCAAATCACCCGTTACGGCGGCAATTACAGTCAATTTGAACTATTGCGCGCGCAGCAACTCAACTTACAACAAAGCGCTTACGACAAACAGCAGCGCAATATCGCGCATTTGCAAAGTTTTATTAGCCGTTTTAAAGCAAAGGCCAGCAAGGCTCGCCAAGCCCAAAGTCGGGTTAAAGCACTAGAAAAAATGGAGCAAATCGCCAGCGTACAGACGGCCTCCCCTTTCAGCTTTAGTTTTCGTACTGCGGGGGCCGCGCCTAATCCGATGTTGACCTTGGATGACATCCAGTGTGGCTATCGCTCGGCGAGCCGCGATGTCGCCATCGTTAACGACTTGACGCTATCGATTCAAAACGGCCAGCGCATTGGCTTACTCGGCGCCAATGGTCAGGGTAAGTCAACCTTAGTTAAAACCCTCGCTGGCGTGCTGCCGCCATTAGTTGGCAATATGCACACTGGCAAGGGGTTACGCATTGGCTATTTTGCGCAGCATCAATTGGAAACGCTACGCGACGCAGATTCACCGCTGCAGCACTTAATCCGCTTAGCACCAGAGGCGCGCGAGCAAGAGCTACGTAGTTTTCTTGGCAGCTTTAATTTTAGTGGCAACACTGCCATCTCGCCCATCGCCCCGTTTTCCGGTGGCGAAAAAGCCCGCCTGGCACTGGCTTTGATGATCTGGCTAAAGCCTAATCTGCTGTTGCTGGATGAGCCAACCAACCATCTTGACCTTGAAACCCGCGAAGCGCTGACTTTGGCCTTGGCACAATTTGATGGCACCCTGATTGTGGTTTCGCACGATCGGCATTTGCTGCGTGCCGTATGCGATCAATTTATGCTCGTCGCCAACCATCGTTTGCAACCTTTTGATGGTGACCTTGATGATTATCGCGCTTGGCTGTTGCGTGATGCAGCGGCTAAACGTAGCCTAAACAACAATCGTGATACCAGTCAAACCAGCAACAATACGGCTGACCGAAAAGCCGAGCGTCGCGCCCAAGCTGATCTACGGCAACAGGCGATACAATCGAAAAAGCCGATCCAGCAACGCATTACGCAGTTGGAAAAAGTGTTGCAGCGCTTAGGTAAAGAAAAAAACGTAATTGATGCCGAGTTGGCAGACCCCGCAAGTTATGAAATCGAGCATAAAGGTCGTTTGGCCAATGCCTTAAAGCGCCAGGCTGAAATTGCTGCGCAGTTGGCAGAAACGGAAAGTGCGTGGCTTAATGAACAAGCCGCCTTGGAGCAGCTAGGGTTGTAA
- the cls gene encoding cardiolipin synthase has protein sequence MLLNLLGIGTLIALIQLLGALAAFHAIRHARTSQGAVAWAVSLVAAPYITLIPYLFLGHSRFTGYVNARRLCNRQMRRHAPQRIAASALDQGPEHHKRTDGLNQNTLTALTKLAQRPFTEGNQVRLLINGEATFAAIFAAIERATHYVMVQFFVVRDDRLGRQLKDILLDKAATGVRVYFLYDGIGSYELPRQYTDSLKAGGIEVYQFAARRFLNRFQLNFRNHRKLVVVDGERAFIGGHNVGVEYLGEEPPLSPWRDTHIDILGPAVKDIQAVFIEDWYWATQQFPVIKPAKSRAPLAADMHCLVMPSGPADPSETYLLFCIELINAARQRIWISTPYFVPDEALFAALRLAVLRGLDVRILIPACSDHAVVFEASMLYAYDAVRAGVKVLRYRPGFVHQKVLLIDETAAAIGSANLDHRSFRLNFELMLLTLDSTFAAEVNKMLKADFALAETVELAEYTRVPAWRRTVMHVARLFSPIL, from the coding sequence ATGCTGCTCAATTTATTGGGGATTGGGACACTCATTGCCCTCATTCAGTTGTTGGGGGCGCTGGCGGCTTTTCATGCGATTCGGCATGCACGTACTTCGCAAGGGGCGGTGGCATGGGCCGTGTCATTGGTCGCCGCGCCTTATATCACGCTGATTCCTTATCTTTTTTTAGGCCATAGCCGGTTTACCGGGTATGTCAATGCACGGCGGCTGTGTAATCGGCAAATGCGTCGTCACGCACCGCAAAGAATAGCGGCTAGCGCACTTGATCAAGGACCTGAGCATCACAAACGGACTGATGGTTTAAATCAAAATACTCTCACTGCGTTGACCAAATTAGCTCAGAGGCCCTTTACAGAAGGCAATCAAGTTCGCCTGCTGATCAATGGTGAAGCAACTTTTGCGGCGATTTTTGCGGCGATTGAGCGCGCCACCCACTATGTGATGGTACAGTTTTTTGTGGTGCGCGATGACCGCCTCGGGCGGCAGCTGAAAGATATTTTATTGGACAAAGCAGCCACTGGCGTGCGGGTTTATTTTCTGTACGATGGGATTGGCAGCTATGAGCTACCACGGCAGTATACCGATAGCTTAAAAGCCGGCGGCATCGAGGTCTATCAATTTGCCGCACGGCGTTTCTTGAATCGTTTTCAGCTGAATTTCCGCAACCATCGCAAGTTGGTGGTGGTCGATGGTGAACGTGCTTTTATCGGTGGTCATAATGTTGGTGTTGAATATCTTGGCGAAGAGCCACCGCTTTCGCCATGGCGCGATACCCATATTGACATCTTAGGGCCCGCGGTTAAAGATATTCAAGCTGTTTTTATCGAAGACTGGTATTGGGCAACCCAACAATTTCCGGTGATTAAGCCAGCCAAGTCCCGCGCGCCGCTTGCAGCAGATATGCATTGTCTGGTCATGCCAAGCGGTCCGGCAGATCCTTCTGAAACCTATTTGTTATTTTGTATTGAGTTGATCAATGCCGCCCGCCAAAGAATCTGGATCAGCACGCCCTACTTTGTGCCTGATGAGGCTTTATTTGCCGCCCTCAGACTGGCCGTCTTGCGCGGCCTCGATGTGCGCATTTTGATTCCAGCATGCAGTGATCATGCGGTCGTTTTCGAGGCGTCTATGCTGTATGCCTATGATGCTGTGCGGGCTGGGGTCAAGGTATTGCGTTACCGGCCTGGTTTTGTGCATCAGAAAGTGCTGCTCATTGACGAAACCGCTGCCGCCATCGGCAGCGCGAATCTAGATCATCGCTCTTTCCGACTTAATTTTGAGCTCATGCTATTAACGCTTGACTCTACCTTCGCCGCTGAAGTTAATAAGATGCTTAAGGCAGATTTTGCGTTAGCCGAGACCGTAGAGTTAGCTGAATATACAAGAGTTCCCGCTTGGCGGCGCACGGTAATGCATGTTGCGCGGCTTTTTTCCCCGATTTTATAG
- the prmB gene encoding 50S ribosomal protein L3 N(5)-glutamine methyltransferase encodes MHPPFLTVRDLLRYAVSRFNEAKLSFGHGSTNAYDEAAYLILHTLHLPLDMLAPFLDAHLLETEIAALLHVLERRVKERVPAAYITHEAWLHGYQFYVDERVIVPRSLIGELLQERFAPWLDETQPVQTVLDLCTGSGCLAILAAETFSEAKVDAVDLSADALAVAQRNVTTYKLNARLNLYEGDLYAPLPAQRRYDLIIANPPYVNEASMHELPAEYQHEPRLALAGGGDGMDIVRRIVEGARQWLTPHGMLIIETGHERAYAEAAFSTLNLNWLTTSAGDDFVFMLNAADLNA; translated from the coding sequence ATGCACCCCCCATTTCTGACTGTGCGCGATCTGTTGCGTTATGCTGTATCGCGTTTTAATGAAGCCAAGTTATCGTTTGGGCATGGCAGTACAAATGCCTATGATGAAGCTGCTTATTTGATTTTACATACACTGCATTTGCCGCTTGATATGCTGGCGCCTTTTTTAGATGCGCACTTGCTTGAGACCGAGATTGCGGCGCTTTTGCACGTGCTTGAGCGGCGGGTCAAGGAGCGCGTACCAGCGGCTTACATTACGCATGAAGCCTGGCTGCATGGCTATCAATTTTATGTGGATGAGCGGGTAATTGTGCCGCGCTCGCTGATTGGTGAATTATTGCAAGAAAGATTCGCGCCGTGGCTGGATGAAACGCAACCTGTCCAGACCGTGCTTGATTTATGCACCGGCTCCGGCTGTCTGGCGATTCTCGCTGCCGAGACTTTTTCTGAGGCTAAAGTGGATGCGGTTGATCTGTCGGCGGATGCGCTGGCCGTGGCTCAACGCAATGTCACTACGTATAAGTTGAATGCGCGCCTTAACCTGTACGAGGGTGACCTGTACGCGCCACTGCCAGCGCAGCGCCGCTATGATTTAATTATCGCCAACCCGCCCTATGTGAATGAGGCATCGATGCACGAGTTGCCGGCTGAATATCAACATGAGCCGCGGCTTGCGTTAGCGGGCGGCGGTGATGGTATGGATATTGTGCGTCGCATTGTTGAGGGCGCGCGGCAGTGGCTAACACCTCATGGTATGTTGATCATTGAGACTGGGCATGAGCGGGCATACGCAGAAGCGGCGTTCAGTACGCTCAATCTCAATTGGCTCACCACCAGTGCCGGGGATGATTTTGTTTTTATGCTCAATGCGGCTGATTTAAACGCCTAA
- the dapE gene encoding succinyl-diaminopimelate desuccinylase — protein sequence MSITLALAEELIARASVTPNDAGCQALIATRLKQVGFVCETITAGETTNLWAVRRGTAAEAGKLLVFAGHTDVVPPGPLHEWLSPPFTPTQRDGTLYGRGAVDMKTSLAAFVVAAEEFVAAHPAHTGSLAFLLTSDEEGPATDGTVKVVEHLQTRGERLDYCIVGEPTSGKQLGDTLKNGRRGSLSGTLTVFGRQGHIAYPQCNPVHLLAPVLAQLVATEWDRGNEYFPPTSWQISNIHAGVGATNVTPGEVIVNFNFRFSTASTADTLKQRVHAILDAHGLKEDKEYTLDWQLSGEPFLTPPGALSSALMQAIKHETGVQAELSTTGGTSDGRFIARICDQVIEFGPSNESIHQINESIPLNHIEPLKNIYFRVLTQLII from the coding sequence ATGTCTATCACGCTTGCCCTTGCTGAAGAACTGATCGCCCGTGCTTCAGTCACTCCAAATGACGCGGGCTGTCAGGCGCTGATTGCCACGCGCCTTAAACAAGTGGGCTTTGTTTGCGAAACCATTACCGCAGGTGAGACAACCAATCTTTGGGCGGTGCGCCGTGGCACCGCCGCTGAGGCGGGCAAGTTGCTGGTCTTTGCGGGCCATACTGATGTTGTGCCGCCTGGCCCACTACATGAATGGCTGTCCCCTCCGTTTACGCCAACCCAACGCGATGGCACACTATACGGCCGGGGCGCAGTCGATATGAAAACTTCGCTCGCAGCTTTTGTGGTAGCCGCTGAAGAATTTGTTGCGGCACACCCAGCTCATACTGGATCGCTGGCATTTTTGCTGACCAGTGATGAAGAAGGTCCAGCCACCGACGGCACGGTCAAGGTCGTCGAGCACTTACAAACGCGCGGTGAACGGCTCGATTATTGCATTGTCGGCGAACCCACCAGCGGCAAACAGCTCGGCGACACACTCAAAAATGGCCGGCGCGGTTCATTATCCGGTACGCTAACGGTATTCGGCCGCCAAGGGCATATCGCGTATCCGCAATGCAATCCAGTCCATCTGTTAGCGCCAGTGCTAGCGCAACTGGTTGCGACCGAATGGGATCGCGGCAATGAATATTTTCCGCCAACGAGTTGGCAGATTTCAAATATTCATGCTGGGGTGGGCGCCACCAATGTGACGCCAGGCGAAGTAATAGTTAACTTTAACTTCCGTTTTTCAACCGCCAGCACCGCTGATACGCTCAAACAGCGTGTCCACGCTATACTTGATGCACATGGACTTAAAGAGGATAAAGAGTACACCCTTGACTGGCAGCTCAGTGGTGAACCCTTCCTGACACCGCCAGGTGCTTTATCAAGCGCACTGATGCAAGCGATTAAACATGAAACCGGCGTCCAAGCCGAGCTCTCTACCACCGGTGGCACCTCAGATGGCCGCTTTATCGCCCGGATTTGCGACCAGGTGATTGAATTTGGGCCGAGCAATGAGAGCATTCATCAAATCAATGAGTCCATCCCTCTGAACCATATTGAGCCTCTAAAAAATATTTATTTTAGAGTGCTTACCCAACTGATAATTTAG
- a CDS encoding ArsC family reductase, with the protein MNIVMYGIPNCETVKKARLWLDAQGIQYQFHDFKKAGVSQAILGNWLQDVALDTLLNRRGTTWRTLSDEVKATAADKESMLKLMVNSPSVIKRPVLVVNDRVQAVGFSANVYGAFFNPS; encoded by the coding sequence ATGAACATTGTTATGTATGGCATTCCAAATTGTGAAACGGTGAAAAAAGCCCGTCTATGGCTTGATGCGCAAGGTATTCAGTATCAATTCCATGATTTTAAAAAAGCCGGTGTCAGTCAAGCCATATTAGGCAACTGGCTGCAGGACGTTGCCCTGGATACGTTGCTAAATCGCCGTGGTACGACATGGCGCACGCTATCTGACGAGGTGAAGGCCACTGCGGCAGATAAAGAGAGCATGTTAAAGTTGATGGTGAACAGCCCTTCGGTGATTAAACGCCCGGTGCTGGTGGTCAATGATCGCGTTCAGGCCGTGGGCTTTTCAGCCAATGTATACGGTGCTTTTTTTAACCCGAGTTAA